The genomic window ACAAAAGAGGCGGCCCACTCACAAATGCAATTCCTGCCGAGATTTATGGCACCCCCTGGCTGGGTGCAGAAGTGGAATCAGAATCCTTTTGCAAGTTGGATCCAAAAATGGGCAAAGCTCATCACGCACTTGGCTCAAACGTGCGACTCTGCCCAGATGACATGTTGATGCCGTCTACATTCAGTTCGAGTTCAGTTCGAGTTCAGTTAGTTCAGTTAGTTCAGTACGTGGCCCCATCTGACGCACTATATTTGGCCGAAATTAGGGACGACTCTACTACTCTGCGCAGAGCAATTGACGTGGATTCCACTCGCCAAATGGGAGGATTAGGACGGGAGTAAGATGCTTAAACACTTTTTAACATCAACGGGCTCATAGATCATGCAAATCGTCACGCAAATAAAATTCTCGTAATGCTAAAAGCGacacaaacaatttaataaaatccaGCTTAAAGGAAATTTACATGCTCCGCAGGGCTCCCAGATATTTCACCCAACCAGCGTCATCCATCCCCCAGAGGTTCGGAAACTGTCTTATTTGTCTGCCGCTGAGTTCATAgtgaaagtttttttgcatGCCATACACGACTTTTGgcatttctttctttatttttctctttgcTCCTTAGCCGTCTGTGACTTGGTTGACTCGTTTAACTTTTAAACGAAGTTTGTCTGCCGACATAGTTTCTTTAACCTTGTCCTTCAGCCGAGCTTTTTCCCAAACTGAATTGGTTTTCGCCTTGCCGTTAGTCCAAACAAATGGTAATAAGCTCAAGTCTTTGACCGCGATTTTTCGGTGCAGAAACATATTATGCAAATACATAAGACTCGGCTATGAACTTTGTCAGGATTTGGCTTTAAAGTGTTTAAAGTAATCAAGCTATTCCCTACGaacactcaaaaaaaattaacgatAATGCCATATCGATAAATGAGATCACATAAACATGGACGTAACAGGCGGCTACTTTCGAAATCGATTTCAAGGAAAACCATACATAAAGACAAAAATTCTAGTAGCATTCTTGAAGCATAAAATCAACTCTCTTAAATGGTTCAGatttaactattttattttccgcGATTGGGATTACGCTAATATGCAGATGTTAAAAAGCCACTTCGTTATTCAAATGTGATTTACACGACCAGGCTATATGCAAATAACCAAAGTCTGGCGACCGACAATGAAATCGTGTTAAAGGTCACCCATCTTCCCTTTTTCAACTTATTTCCGCACGACTTCCAACATCCACGAACCAAATTTAAATCATacaatgaagaaatattacaCCTACGgcgaaaatttcatttttgctgCGCCTTCGGGCTGATATCAAACACAATTTTCGGAGGTGCGGGGAATAAAAAGCAATCATAAGAATGAAAGTGCGGAGAAAAAGTTGAACTAAAATATGATAAAATTTGAATACATTTCTTTGCGATTATACGTGGCCGAAATGGAGCtgtataaatgcaaatatgcgTGTAATCAGCTTATTTACGCATGTTTATTGTATCACGAGCCTGTCGACCaaaattatattcaatttgTGAATCATATTTTCTTAAGGTTTCCATAAGCGGTCAAATGGGGAAAAGCTGGGAGAAAACTTAAGTTGTACATTAATACCGACAGCGGTCATATGGGGAAAAGCTGGGAGAAAACTTAAGTTGTACATTAATTCCGACAGCAGGTCGGcaaatatataattacatCAGTTTTCATAACATTTTGTATAGAAAATATTGTGAAAGCAACTACTGCTCGTAACTCTTTTCATCCGGTTTTCATTCGGAAAAAACTGCCTCCGTCTGTCTTCCTTTTTGAACTGTGCACCCTGCAATCCCACATGGCGAATGCGCAATTTCATTGTTCGCGCGGCgaaaattttgtaatttcagCTCTGGGCAAAGTTATTTACCgtaaaaatataactttttcTTGCAgctatttttcttttcctttgtcCTTTTTCTCAAGTGGTTGCTTGTTTatggaattttcatttgtctcTTTTTTCACTTCCTTCAGCGTTTCTGATGGGACATAAATCTTTCGCTCGCTTTctgtgatttttattttatgtaaatacaaCAGTCTCAGAACTGCAGAGAAACTGTCAGCAGTGCACAGTTACATATCATTCTGCGAAAATCTAATCTCAGTATATAAAAAGAGTATCTCTGGAGTTTTTGCAAGCCGCTTAGTTTATTATTACAAATTCCACGGGAATATCCACAACAATCCTCCCGTAAATCCGTGTTTTTTAGAAACCGGCACTCTGGTTCATCCGGTGATAGTCTCGACCATTATAACGCACTGTAGTCCAGTAGTAAATTACGTCCCCGTCTTTTAGCTCCACATCTCGATTGGTGTACGTCCATCGGCCATCTTTATCCTTCCCAATGATATCTGCCGCCCAGGTCTGATCATTTAGATCAGCAATTCGTTTGTTCAGACTGCCGTG from Drosophila yakuba strain Tai18E2 chromosome 2L, Prin_Dyak_Tai18E2_2.1, whole genome shotgun sequence includes these protein-coding regions:
- the LOC6528605 gene encoding gram-negative bacteria-binding protein 3 translates to MSGYQVPTARVTSSERRGFEVSIDDEPGISLFAFHGSLNKRIADLNDQTWAADIIGKDKDGRWTYTNRDVELKDGDVIYYWTTVRYNGRDYHRMNQSAGF